Proteins encoded within one genomic window of Methanobrevibacter arboriphilus JCM 13429 = DSM 1125:
- the phoU gene encoding phosphate signaling complex protein PhoU, with protein MDKEYPRISFKNRINNVKDEAEKMGQMVMETHRNAITLLNDYDEKIADEVVEKSKEIDQAAFDLERRCIKFIAVEQPVAGDLMFIESTIRVSSHMKRIGYLAANIADLSVLIKDVSVPDKLMEDLQYMADYVQMMLSKGFYAFLNQNLDTAKELRNDDDKVDDLFDSILEQVTDNMFEDKENINQTINLIFIARFLERIADRAVDIGRRTIFMMTFKKPKN; from the coding sequence ATGGATAAAGAATATCCAAGAATATCATTTAAAAATAGAATAAACAATGTGAAAGATGAAGCAGAAAAGATGGGACAAATGGTAATGGAAACTCATCGTAATGCTATTACCTTACTTAATGATTATGATGAAAAAATAGCTGATGAAGTAGTTGAGAAAAGTAAAGAAATTGATCAAGCTGCTTTTGACTTAGAGAGGAGATGTATTAAGTTTATAGCTGTTGAACAGCCAGTTGCTGGAGATTTAATGTTTATTGAGTCTACTATAAGAGTAAGTAGCCATATGAAAAGAATTGGTTATTTAGCTGCTAATATAGCTGATTTATCGGTTTTAATTAAGGATGTGTCTGTCCCAGATAAACTAATGGAAGATTTACAATATATGGCAGATTATGTTCAAATGATGTTAAGTAAAGGATTTTATGCTTTCTTAAATCAAAATTTAGATACTGCAAAAGAGCTTAGAAATGATGATGATAAAGTCGATGATTTGTTTGATTCAATATTAGAGCAAGTCACAGATAATATGTTTGAAGATAAAGAAAATATTAATCAAACTATTAATCTAATATTTATAGCTAGGTTCCTTGAAAGGATCGCTGACAGGGCTGTTGATATTGGTAGAAGAACAATATTTATGATGACT